The Hymenobacter sp. GOD-10R genome includes a window with the following:
- the rpiA gene encoding ribose-5-phosphate isomerase RpiA, with product MTPDQSQLALEKRHAAAAALRWVRDGMLLSLGTGSTSAAFINLLGEAVQAGKLRVQGTATSLASENLARQLGIPLVEPCRGLRFDLAVDGADELDGQLRLIKGGGGALLREKLLETASDYLLVIVDSTKLVPQLGRFPLPLEVVPFALPWVMDAVEKLGGAPQVRMAHTGSDQLYRSDQNNLLVDCYFNVISDPEHLMHQLQNIPGIVEQGLFLGLAKAALIANGEEVQVIRPGQAPTPASEFADLP from the coding sequence ATGACTCCAGACCAAAGCCAGCTCGCACTAGAAAAGCGTCATGCCGCCGCCGCCGCCCTTCGTTGGGTGCGCGATGGTATGCTCCTGAGCCTAGGTACCGGCAGCACCTCGGCCGCCTTCATCAACTTGCTGGGCGAGGCGGTGCAAGCCGGAAAGCTGCGCGTGCAAGGCACGGCTACGTCGCTGGCCAGCGAGAACCTAGCCCGGCAATTGGGTATTCCGCTGGTGGAGCCTTGCCGCGGGCTACGCTTCGACCTCGCCGTGGATGGCGCCGACGAGCTGGATGGGCAGCTACGGCTCATTAAAGGTGGCGGGGGCGCTTTGCTGCGCGAAAAGCTGCTGGAAACGGCTTCGGACTACCTCCTGGTTATTGTCGACTCTACGAAGCTGGTGCCCCAGCTAGGTCGCTTCCCCCTGCCCCTCGAAGTGGTGCCGTTTGCGCTGCCGTGGGTGATGGATGCCGTCGAAAAGCTAGGTGGCGCCCCCCAAGTGCGTATGGCGCACACAGGTTCGGACCAGCTTTACCGTTCCGACCAGAACAACCTATTGGTGGACTGCTACTTCAATGTTATCTCTGACCCGGAGCACCTGATGCACCAGTTGCAAAACATCCCTGGTATTGTGGAGCAAGGCTTGTTCTTAGGTCTGGCAAAAGCGGCGCTCATTGCTAATGGCGAAGAAGTGCAGGTAATACGGCCCGGCCAAGCGCCCACCCCGGCAAGCGAGTTTGCCGATTTGCCCTAG
- a CDS encoding RNA polymerase sigma factor → MSAAPFQLPPDEQRLLTACLTQDRQAQYQLYQRYKAAMFSTALRMLGGNRELAQDALQEAFVEVFQHLLDFRQQSTLGAWIKGIVVRRSLRTLREQQRLEVAYDQEHHPEPLVPWHDNLTGEALDKAIGELPAGYRAVFCLIEVEGYAHREVAELLTITEGTSKSQLYYAKRLLQRKLHYLYL, encoded by the coding sequence GTGTCAGCCGCCCCTTTCCAGTTGCCTCCCGACGAACAGCGCCTGCTAACGGCTTGCCTGACCCAAGATCGTCAGGCCCAGTATCAGCTGTATCAACGGTACAAAGCGGCTATGTTTTCGACGGCCCTGCGGATGCTGGGAGGCAACCGGGAATTAGCGCAAGACGCGTTGCAGGAGGCATTTGTCGAAGTGTTCCAGCACTTGCTTGACTTTCGGCAGCAGTCTACCCTTGGCGCTTGGATTAAAGGCATCGTGGTGCGGCGGTCCTTACGGACTCTTCGGGAACAACAGCGCCTGGAAGTCGCCTATGACCAGGAGCACCACCCCGAGCCCCTCGTTCCTTGGCACGACAACCTGACGGGCGAAGCCCTGGACAAGGCCATTGGCGAGCTACCGGCCGGTTATCGGGCAGTGTTCTGCCTCATTGAAGTCGAAGGCTATGCCCACCGCGAAGTAGCCGAATTACTCACCATTACGGAAGGCACCAGCAAGTCGCAACTCTATTACGCTAAGCGCCTGCTACAACGCAAACTCCACTACCTCTATCTATGA
- a CDS encoding anti-sigma factor, whose product MSQTPEQPEAGGLNLRRALNDLPTHEPDPATWSRIEAQLSAQAALTRAVATLPEHEPDAFVWDTIAARLDEQAQVVSLPSTAPAATVRSLWPPKVLRRTLAIAASVLLLVGLWWQQRPAQLATSPRETVAVTQEEVATPLSLPAPTPDPLEQQGRSFIDAHCSSLPTVCQSGEFRALRTQLTEVESQEKQLRRDARRFGESPDLLRQQAQLVTLKATITRELVQLLIS is encoded by the coding sequence ATGAGCCAGACCCCCGAACAACCTGAGGCTGGTGGCCTCAACCTCCGGCGGGCCCTCAACGACCTTCCGACGCACGAGCCCGACCCAGCCACGTGGTCCCGAATAGAAGCCCAACTAAGCGCGCAGGCGGCGCTTACCCGCGCCGTGGCTACCCTGCCCGAACACGAACCCGATGCGTTTGTGTGGGACACTATCGCCGCTCGGCTCGACGAGCAAGCGCAGGTGGTTTCCTTACCTAGCACTGCGCCAGCGGCCACCGTTCGGTCGTTGTGGCCTCCCAAGGTTTTGCGTCGGACGCTGGCCATTGCCGCCAGTGTGCTGCTGCTAGTAGGCCTCTGGTGGCAACAGCGGCCGGCTCAACTAGCCACCAGTCCTCGTGAAACGGTGGCCGTCACTCAGGAGGAAGTGGCCACTCCCCTATCACTACCTGCCCCCACCCCAGATCCGCTCGAACAGCAAGGCCGCTCCTTTATTGATGCGCACTGTTCGTCGCTGCCTACGGTGTGCCAATCGGGAGAGTTTCGTGCCCTGCGCACGCAGCTGACGGAGGTGGAAAGCCAGGAGAAACAGCTGCGCCGCGATGCGCGCCGCTTTGGCGAGTCGCCGGACCTGCTGCGCCAGCAGGCCCAGTTGGTAACCTTGAAGGCGACCATCACCCGTGAACTTGTTCAACTGCTTATCTCATGA
- a CDS encoding type IX secretion system membrane protein PorP/SprF, whose product MKTALSLLLPLLLLVTVPALAQQEAQYSQYMNNNYLLNPGATGAEDYIDVKLSYRTQWVGLEGAPKTYYASINSSLGKWRTTGKRTLREWRRPFHALGGYVYRDVTGPTSRTSAYASYAYNLALTPKIRAALGVSVGMQQYAVDGQQLQFFDPTTQAASAASRVLDGSVGLWVYSSSFYVGVSGTQLLGNKLDFSYGLNQVGAGAPGNTLKRHYFVTGGVRIPLSEDWSVVPSVLVKAVNPAPLSFDLNAKLKYRDLLWAGVSWRAFDSAIAMVGLSYEQFMLGYSYDAGTSELSGYHHGSHEVLLGLRLKKRAQAVCPPNKFW is encoded by the coding sequence ATGAAAACAGCTCTATCTCTACTGCTGCCGTTGCTACTCCTGGTCACCGTGCCGGCCTTAGCCCAACAGGAGGCGCAATACAGCCAGTACATGAATAACAATTACCTCCTAAACCCCGGCGCAACGGGCGCGGAGGACTACATCGACGTCAAGCTTAGCTACCGCACCCAATGGGTGGGTCTGGAAGGGGCGCCTAAGACCTACTACGCCAGCATCAACTCTTCGCTGGGCAAGTGGCGCACCACGGGCAAGCGCACCCTGCGTGAATGGCGCCGGCCCTTTCACGCGTTGGGCGGCTACGTGTACAGAGACGTAACTGGCCCTACCAGTCGAACCAGCGCCTATGCTTCCTACGCCTATAACCTAGCCCTCACGCCCAAAATTCGGGCAGCCCTGGGCGTATCGGTGGGCATGCAACAATATGCCGTTGATGGGCAGCAGCTACAGTTCTTCGACCCTACGACCCAAGCGGCCAGCGCCGCTTCACGGGTGCTCGATGGCTCGGTAGGCTTGTGGGTATACAGCTCCAGTTTTTATGTTGGAGTATCGGGCACGCAGTTGCTCGGCAATAAGCTCGACTTCTCCTACGGACTCAACCAGGTAGGCGCGGGCGCCCCTGGCAACACCCTGAAGCGCCACTACTTCGTGACAGGTGGGGTGCGGATACCGCTCAGTGAAGATTGGTCGGTGGTACCGTCGGTATTAGTTAAGGCTGTTAATCCGGCTCCGCTCTCGTTCGACCTCAACGCCAAGCTTAAATACCGAGACCTGTTGTGGGCCGGCGTATCGTGGCGCGCCTTCGATTCGGCTATCGCCATGGTAGGCTTGAGTTACGAACAGTTCATGCTAGGTTATTCCTATGATGCAGGTACTTCGGAGTTGTCGGGCTACCACCATGGCAGCCACGAAGTGCTGCTAGGTTTGCGTCTGAAGAAAAGAGCCCAAGCGGTTTGCCCTCCTAATAAGTTCTGGTAG